The proteins below come from a single Miscanthus floridulus cultivar M001 chromosome 1, ASM1932011v1, whole genome shotgun sequence genomic window:
- the LOC136472726 gene encoding replication protein A 70 kDa DNA-binding subunit B-like isoform X2: MARTPAPTLLANLKPRDIQASVCVRVIRKWNFTGRNENGPILHVDLILTDKEGGVMYAEIPRDEVQDKSPLIEAGRVYTISRVVLEDIPSDMFPQFVYTIVPFDEIHQHVREHPNFIDVIGVIIKVHPAVPMRLPGQPTSTLTRDIIIQDLKDNELRVTLWGLRSTTFSLEPVYSASDPRAIVCLFVGCVPKEFQRVSHVTGNNACHWYLNPPIPEAQPYYNRFQHQHFPIDLPPSSPAQIQEDEQIVIEHRSLDELNAVDPYEFPVCPINH; encoded by the exons ATGGCTCGTACACCTGCCCCCACACTCTTAGCAAATCTAAAGCCAAGAGACATCCAGGCTTCTGTCTGTGTTCGAGTTATTAGAAAGTGGAATTTCACTGGTAGGAATGAAAATGGCCCTATCCTGCATGTTGACCTCATTCTCACTGATAAAGAG GGAGGTGTTATGTACGCTGAGATTCCGAGAGATGAAGTGCAGGACAAAAGCCCTCTCATAGAGGCTGGCAGGGTGTACACCATTAGCAG AGTGGTACTTGAAGATATCCCCTCAGACATGTTCCCACAGTTTGTTTATACAATTGTCCCTTTCGATGAAATACATCAGCATGTAAGAGAGCACCCGAATTTTATTG ATGTTATTGGTGTTATCATCAAAGTGCATCCAGCAGTCCCAATGCGTTTACCAGGACAACCAACATCGACTCTAACCCGGGACATAATTATTCAAGACTTAAA AGACAACGAGCTTAGGGTCACGTTATGGGGATTGCGAAGCACGACATTCAGCCTTGAACCTGTCTACAGCGCCAGTGATCCAAGGGCAATTGTCTGCTTATTTGTAGGTTGCGTCCCCAAAGAGTTCCAGA GAGTATCACATGTGACTGGAAACAACGCCTGCCACTGGTATCTAAATCCTCCCATACCAGAGGCCCAGCCATATTATAACAG ATTTCAGCATCAGCACTTCCCAATAGATTTGCCTCCTTCATCGCCAGCGCAAATCCAAGAGGACGAACAAATTGTCATAGAGCATAGGTCACTTGATGAGTTAAATGCAGTTGATCCCTATGAGTTCCCTGTATGTCCTATAAACCATTAA
- the LOC136472726 gene encoding replication protein A 70 kDa DNA-binding subunit B-like isoform X1, with translation MARTPAPTLLANLKPRDIQASVCVRVIRKWNFTGRNENGPILHVDLILTDKEGGVMYAEIPRDEVQDKSPLIEAGRVYTISRFRVKNAKYSYMPVRGNNMIEFTCYTRVVLEDIPSDMFPQFVYTIVPFDEIHQHVREHPNFIDVIGVIIKVHPAVPMRLPGQPTSTLTRDIIIQDLKDNELRVTLWGLRSTTFSLEPVYSASDPRAIVCLFVGCVPKEFQRVSHVTGNNACHWYLNPPIPEAQPYYNRFQHQHFPIDLPPSSPAQIQEDEQIVIEHRSLDELNAVDPYEFPVCPINH, from the exons ATGGCTCGTACACCTGCCCCCACACTCTTAGCAAATCTAAAGCCAAGAGACATCCAGGCTTCTGTCTGTGTTCGAGTTATTAGAAAGTGGAATTTCACTGGTAGGAATGAAAATGGCCCTATCCTGCATGTTGACCTCATTCTCACTGATAAAGAG GGAGGTGTTATGTACGCTGAGATTCCGAGAGATGAAGTGCAGGACAAAAGCCCTCTCATAGAGGCTGGCAGGGTGTACACCATTAGCAGGTTCAGGGTTAAAAACGCTAAGTATTCCTACATGCCTGTTCGTGGAAATAACATGATTGAATTCACTTGCTACACTAGAGTGGTACTTGAAGATATCCCCTCAGACATGTTCCCACAGTTTGTTTATACAATTGTCCCTTTCGATGAAATACATCAGCATGTAAGAGAGCACCCGAATTTTATTG ATGTTATTGGTGTTATCATCAAAGTGCATCCAGCAGTCCCAATGCGTTTACCAGGACAACCAACATCGACTCTAACCCGGGACATAATTATTCAAGACTTAAA AGACAACGAGCTTAGGGTCACGTTATGGGGATTGCGAAGCACGACATTCAGCCTTGAACCTGTCTACAGCGCCAGTGATCCAAGGGCAATTGTCTGCTTATTTGTAGGTTGCGTCCCCAAAGAGTTCCAGA GAGTATCACATGTGACTGGAAACAACGCCTGCCACTGGTATCTAAATCCTCCCATACCAGAGGCCCAGCCATATTATAACAG ATTTCAGCATCAGCACTTCCCAATAGATTTGCCTCCTTCATCGCCAGCGCAAATCCAAGAGGACGAACAAATTGTCATAGAGCATAGGTCACTTGATGAGTTAAATGCAGTTGATCCCTATGAGTTCCCTGTATGTCCTATAAACCATTAA